In Aequorivita sp. H23M31, a single window of DNA contains:
- a CDS encoding AtpZ/AtpI family protein: MSDDGKKGLKNWAVFSGIAIQMGVTIGLAAFIGVKLDENYPNKYPIYTIILSLFGVFISLYALIKQLQKLNKDE; this comes from the coding sequence AAAAAAGGTCTAAAAAACTGGGCGGTCTTTTCAGGAATAGCAATTCAAATGGGAGTTACTATTGGATTGGCAGCCTTTATTGGGGTTAAACTTGATGAAAATTACCCGAATAAATATCCCATTTATACTATAATTCTTTCCTTGTTTGGAGTTTTCATTTCACTTTATGCCTTAATAAAACAACTTCAGAAACTCAATAAGGATGAATAA